A portion of the Deinococcus apachensis DSM 19763 genome contains these proteins:
- a CDS encoding patatin-like phospholipase family protein, protein MSGFGLVLGGGGARGLAHLGVWTVLEEAELRPQVLAGTSMGGLIGAFIAAGASAAELRRVSETVSWRRLIDWRLGTGLLRASSFEAWLASHLPPTFEELRLPLAVTATDVLTGRQVYLRSGDLYTALRATTAYPGAIDPVPLDDMLLADGGILNQVPVDAALFLGVRRVAAVDVTSPRPLELPERRRRWGHGPPLGAVQSLRRAVDIMQAQLTDARLSLYRPDVLLRPELEGIDLQSFRRGVQAMAAGEAAARAELTRLHALAS, encoded by the coding sequence ATGTCGGGCTTCGGGCTGGTGCTGGGCGGGGGCGGCGCGCGCGGGCTGGCGCATCTGGGCGTGTGGACGGTGCTGGAGGAGGCGGAGTTGCGCCCGCAGGTGCTGGCAGGTACCAGCATGGGCGGGCTGATCGGCGCCTTTATCGCGGCTGGGGCGAGCGCGGCGGAGTTGCGCCGGGTGTCGGAGACGGTGTCGTGGCGGCGGCTGATCGACTGGCGCCTCGGCACGGGCCTGTTGCGAGCGAGCTCCTTCGAGGCCTGGCTGGCGTCGCACCTGCCCCCCACCTTCGAGGAGCTGCGGCTGCCCCTCGCGGTCACCGCGACGGACGTGCTCACCGGGCGCCAGGTGTACCTGCGCTCCGGGGACCTGTACACCGCGCTGCGGGCCACGACGGCCTATCCGGGCGCCATAGACCCGGTGCCCCTGGACGACATGCTGCTCGCTGACGGCGGCATCCTGAATCAGGTGCCGGTGGACGCCGCGCTCTTTCTCGGCGTGCGGAGGGTCGCGGCGGTGGACGTGACCTCGCCCCGGCCCCTCGAACTGCCCGAGCGGCGCAGGCGCTGGGGACATGGCCCACCCCTGGGCGCCGTGCAGTCGCTGCGGCGGGCGGTGGATATCATGCAGGCGCAACTGACCGACGCGCGGCTGAGCCTGTACCGGCCAGATGTGCTGCTGCGCCCGGAACTGGAGGGAATCGACCTCCAGAGCTTCCGGCGCGGCGTGCAGGCCATGGCGGCGGGCGAGGCGGCGGCGCGGGCGGAACTGACGCGGCTGCACGCGCTGGCGTCCTGA
- a CDS encoding heavy-metal-associated domain-containing protein: MAAMTSKPTRVLLGVRGMTRDAGDRVAAHLRTLPGVAQATPDEGQIEVHYDPSQHTVMDLVRAVRSQGFLAGML, translated from the coding sequence ATGGCCGCCATGACGAGCAAGCCTACCCGCGTGCTGCTCGGCGTGCGCGGCATGACCCGTGACGCCGGGGACCGCGTCGCCGCCCACCTCAGGACCCTGCCCGGCGTCGCCCAGGCCACGCCCGACGAGGGCCAGATCGAAGTCCACTACGACCCCAGCCAGCACACCGTCATGGACCTCGTGCGCGCCGTGCGCTCGCAGGGCTTCCTGGCGGGCATGCTCTAG
- a CDS encoding nucleoside deaminase codes for MPLSPLDPAAHRPHLQEALRLARESQEAGSAPVGAVLVNAQGEVVARGRNRVGEAQTPEHVGAASVAHAEMDVFFAVGKVKEAETLTLYTSLEPCLMCGGASALLGVGRVVWATDDPWGGSGRLIKWSDHPAMQDTDVVPCPDPELEKEGARLFAPEAKRAFPEEGWALWRQRYPVETEGVEEEANA; via the coding sequence ATGCCTCTCTCCCCGCTCGACCCGGCGGCCCACCGTCCCCACCTTCAGGAAGCCCTGCGCCTGGCCCGCGAATCGCAGGAGGCGGGGAGTGCTCCCGTCGGCGCCGTCCTGGTCAACGCGCAGGGCGAGGTGGTCGCTCGGGGCCGCAACCGGGTGGGCGAGGCCCAGACCCCCGAACACGTGGGGGCCGCCAGCGTCGCCCACGCCGAGATGGACGTGTTCTTCGCGGTCGGCAAGGTGAAGGAGGCCGAGACGCTGACCCTCTACACCAGCCTGGAACCCTGCCTGATGTGCGGGGGCGCGAGTGCGCTGCTCGGGGTCGGGCGCGTCGTCTGGGCCACAGACGACCCCTGGGGCGGTTCGGGCCGCCTGATCAAGTGGAGTGATCACCCCGCCATGCAGGACACGGATGTAGTGCCCTGCCCCGACCCCGAGCTGGAGAAGGAGGGCGCCCGCCTCTTTGCCCCCGAGGCCAAACGCGCCTTTCCCGAGGAGGGCTGGGCGCTGTGGAGGCAGAGGTATCCGGTGGAAACGGAGGGTGTGGAAGAGGAAGCGAACGCATGA
- a CDS encoding response regulator yields MCLMAYTILVADDEPAIRSMLEVILSADGHEIVAVSDGKAALDYLRENTPDAMLLDVQMPQMDGFEICSRVKRVKRLGKAPVLLLTALDDDQTRDHARLVGADDLVYKPLSGKNLRQRVSQLIQARRR; encoded by the coding sequence ATGTGCCTTATGGCGTATACCATCCTCGTCGCGGACGACGAACCGGCCATCCGGTCTATGCTGGAGGTCATTCTGTCAGCGGACGGGCACGAAATCGTGGCGGTGTCAGACGGCAAGGCGGCGCTCGATTATCTACGGGAGAATACCCCCGACGCGATGCTGCTGGACGTGCAGATGCCGCAGATGGACGGCTTCGAAATCTGCTCGCGGGTCAAGCGCGTCAAGCGGCTGGGCAAGGCTCCCGTGCTGCTCCTCACCGCCCTCGACGACGATCAGACCCGCGACCACGCCCGACTGGTCGGTGCCGATGACCTGGTGTACAAACCGCTGAGTGGGAAGAACCTGCGCCAGCGCGTGAGTCAGCTCATCCAGGCGCGGCGCCGCTGA
- a CDS encoding DUF503 domain-containing protein: MALGYVGVLTVRVEMPWVTNLKEKRALVRPVVERLKARYPLTVARLDGLDAHDWEVIGVATLSNDYGWVEETLRMAADFIAREGEYRIVWEETEISVLGGEEEEDGEEA; this comes from the coding sequence GTGGCCCTGGGCTACGTCGGCGTCCTGACCGTCCGGGTCGAGATGCCGTGGGTGACCAACCTCAAGGAGAAACGCGCCCTGGTGCGCCCCGTCGTCGAGCGCCTCAAGGCCCGCTATCCCCTGACCGTGGCGCGGCTCGACGGCCTCGACGCCCACGACTGGGAGGTCATCGGCGTCGCCACCCTCAGCAACGACTACGGCTGGGTGGAGGAGACGCTGCGGATGGCCGCCGACTTCATCGCCCGCGAGGGCGAGTACCGGATCGTTTGGGAGGAGACGGAAATCTCCGTTCTGGGCGGGGAGGAAGAGGAGGACGGGGAGGAAGCCTGA
- a CDS encoding ribokinase, which yields MTVLVVGSVNADVTVRASRIPAPGETVLGEEARVSPGGKGANQAVAAALAGISVSLCGAVGQDSFREVALSGLTHAGVNLSHLHDLGAPTGLALITVSPDGENAITVASGANAHVLPAHLPADLRGFTHLLLQNELPPEVTREAARRAHNAGLTVLHNAAPAREPGPELLARTHHLIVNEHELAVFLGGADGQDVEAQARTLLARGPQAITVTLGSRGSLTVTEENTYRLPAYPVTPVDTTGAGDTFCGVLVAWLASGQALPEALHAAGVAAALACTRPGAQDAMPNRAEIEEYLHPGR from the coding sequence ATGACCGTCCTCGTGGTGGGCAGCGTGAATGCCGACGTGACGGTGCGCGCCTCCCGCATTCCCGCGCCGGGCGAGACGGTACTCGGGGAGGAGGCCCGCGTGTCCCCGGGGGGCAAGGGGGCGAATCAGGCGGTCGCGGCGGCGCTCGCCGGGATATCCGTGAGCCTTTGCGGGGCTGTCGGACAGGATTCCTTTCGGGAGGTCGCCCTGTCCGGTCTGACTCACGCCGGGGTGAACCTTTCCCACCTGCACGACCTCGGCGCCCCCACCGGCCTCGCGCTCATCACCGTCTCCCCGGACGGCGAGAACGCGATCACCGTTGCCAGCGGGGCGAATGCCCATGTCCTGCCCGCGCACCTGCCCGCCGACCTGAGGGGCTTCACACACCTGCTCCTCCAGAACGAACTCCCGCCCGAGGTCACCCGTGAGGCGGCCCGCCGCGCCCACAATGCAGGACTGACCGTGCTGCACAACGCGGCGCCCGCCCGTGAGCCCGGTCCCGAACTGCTCGCCCGGACACACCACCTGATCGTGAACGAGCACGAGCTGGCTGTCTTCCTCGGCGGCGCCGATGGACAGGATGTGGAGGCGCAGGCCCGCACCCTCCTTGCCCGTGGTCCACAGGCCATCACCGTCACGCTCGGCTCGCGGGGCAGCCTGACCGTGACGGAGGAGAACACCTATCGCCTGCCCGCCTACCCCGTGACCCCGGTGGACACCACGGGGGCGGGAGATACCTTCTGCGGCGTCCTGGTCGCCTGGCTGGCCTCCGGTCAAGCCCTCCCCGAAGCCCTACACGCCGCCGGAGTCGCCGCCGCCCTCGCCTGCACCCGCCCCGGCGCACAGGACGCCATGCCGAACCGAGCGGAGATCGAGGAATATCTCCACCCCGGACGCTAG
- a CDS encoding DUF1999 domain-containing protein, which yields MRYRTFAEPDYEALAALDLAAQRHTDPAFDSLPDREREGRLCTSLPALKFYERSEHSFVAQDDSGTLQGVILAQHVWQGDRPIVLVRAVILSPDAPEGTAVGLLHAAVKSAYDSAVYEVHFPLTPALETAAQSEEARVTGRYAVCHLGTRATTAPGEPLAESSRAGMEGRA from the coding sequence ATGCGGTATCGCACCTTCGCCGAACCTGACTACGAGGCCTTGGCAGCCCTTGACCTCGCCGCGCAGCGACACACGGACCCCGCCTTCGACAGCCTGCCCGACCGCGAGCGCGAGGGGAGGTTGTGCACCAGTCTCCCCGCCCTGAAGTTCTACGAGCGCAGCGAACATTCCTTCGTGGCGCAGGACGATTCGGGGACCTTGCAGGGCGTCATCCTCGCCCAGCACGTGTGGCAGGGGGACCGACCCATCGTCCTCGTCCGGGCCGTGATCCTTTCGCCGGACGCCCCGGAGGGCACCGCGGTGGGCCTGCTCCACGCGGCCGTCAAGAGCGCCTACGACAGCGCCGTGTACGAGGTGCATTTTCCTCTCACCCCGGCATTGGAAACGGCGGCTCAGTCGGAGGAGGCCCGCGTCACTGGCCGCTACGCCGTGTGTCACCTCGGCACACGGGCGACGACGGCGCCGGGTGAGCCCCTGGCGGAAAGTTCACGCGCCGGGATGGAAGGACGGGCATAA
- the lepB gene encoding signal peptidase I, whose protein sequence is MTRLNKAPPGPLGKLWKEVLEPIVFAVVITQFVATLVGVDGVSMMPNLRDHERVFVPKYETWLHKAGVGNFQRGDILIFKPPREAAAQAPNLTKSAFGLWNYRPFLIKRLIGLPGDRVKVEEGEVYVNGVRLDEGWTTDYWREQGCWDTQSDLANNAASSGIGVLPDQPEITVPAGHYFVMGDNRTAGGSEDSRLFGPVPLRDIAGRAAAVIWPIMRKQSARYDCSAGNVADFSGPNVLNWRVLERPEAFTTLKTALAKEGLLNPQK, encoded by the coding sequence ATGACAAGACTGAATAAGGCGCCCCCGGGACCGCTCGGGAAGCTGTGGAAGGAAGTGCTGGAGCCCATCGTGTTCGCGGTGGTGATCACCCAGTTCGTGGCGACGCTCGTCGGCGTGGACGGTGTGAGCATGATGCCCAACCTGCGCGACCACGAGCGGGTCTTCGTGCCGAAGTACGAGACATGGCTGCACAAGGCGGGCGTCGGAAACTTTCAGCGGGGCGACATCCTGATTTTCAAACCCCCGCGCGAGGCGGCGGCGCAGGCCCCCAACCTCACCAAGAGTGCCTTTGGGCTGTGGAACTACCGCCCCTTCCTGATCAAGCGCCTGATCGGGCTGCCCGGCGACCGCGTCAAGGTCGAGGAGGGCGAGGTCTATGTGAACGGCGTGCGGCTCGACGAGGGCTGGACGACCGACTACTGGCGCGAGCAGGGCTGCTGGGACACCCAGAGTGACCTCGCCAACAACGCCGCCTCCTCCGGGATAGGCGTCCTGCCGGACCAGCCCGAGATCACCGTGCCCGCCGGACACTATTTCGTGATGGGCGACAACCGCACGGCGGGCGGCTCCGAGGACTCGCGGCTCTTCGGGCCGGTGCCCCTGCGCGACATCGCGGGGCGGGCAGCGGCGGTCATCTGGCCAATCATGCGGAAGCAGAGCGCCCGCTACGACTGCTCGGCCGGAAACGTAGCGGACTTCAGCGGCCCGAACGTGCTGAACTGGCGCGTCTTGGAGCGGCCCGAGGCCTTCACCACGCTGAAGACGGCGCTGGCAAAGGAAGGCCTGCTGAACCCGCAGAAGTAA
- a CDS encoding long-chain-fatty-acid--CoA ligase, with translation MKRPWLDHYEEGVPRAWTPSNDVLPDLLRRTAEAFPDRVALSFLGATTTYRELWQDVGHFAAALQRLGVRPSERVSIMLPNCPQFVVAFYGALLAGATVVNTSPLYVASELEHQLRDSGSETLILLDAFYPRYSAVASRVPVQRVIVTGIQDALPFPKSVLYPLKARREGNWVNVRAGGSVYAFRSLLRSPSATPRAVTLRPDDVALLQYTGGTTGVPKGAMLTHGNLVANAEQARAWMTDLRPGQEVTLAAIPFFHVYGMTVAMNLSVLIGATIALVPNARDTRMVLSQIVASGATLFPGVPTLYNAINNHPDTPNFDLTTIRACISGSAPLPLETARQFRQTTGGANLVEGYGLTEASPITHVNPIYGEQREGSIGLPLPGVDALVVGEDGQPVPEGEVGELWVSGPNVMKGYWNRPDETTKVLREAHGQTWLLTGDMAVTDEAGYFRIVDRKKDLIIAGGYNIYPREVEEVLYAHSAVLEAAAVGVPDPYRGESVHAVVALKPGMKATEADIIAHCRLHLSPYKVPRSVEFRAELPKTAALKVLRRQLAEEARAARQVQAAG, from the coding sequence ATGAAGCGACCCTGGCTGGATCATTACGAGGAAGGCGTTCCCCGCGCCTGGACCCCCAGCAACGACGTGCTGCCGGACCTGCTGCGCCGCACCGCCGAGGCCTTTCCTGACCGCGTCGCGCTGAGCTTTCTGGGCGCGACGACCACCTACCGCGAGCTGTGGCAGGACGTGGGGCACTTCGCCGCCGCCCTCCAGAGGCTCGGCGTGCGGCCCAGCGAGCGGGTCAGCATCATGCTGCCCAACTGCCCGCAATTCGTAGTTGCCTTCTACGGGGCGCTGCTGGCTGGGGCGACCGTGGTGAACACCAGCCCGCTGTATGTGGCGAGTGAGCTGGAGCACCAGCTCCGGGACAGCGGGAGCGAGACGCTGATCCTGCTCGACGCCTTCTACCCCCGGTACAGCGCCGTCGCCAGCAGGGTGCCGGTCCAGCGCGTGATCGTAACGGGCATCCAGGACGCGCTGCCCTTTCCCAAGAGCGTGCTGTACCCGCTCAAGGCGCGGCGGGAGGGCAACTGGGTAAACGTGCGGGCGGGGGGCTCGGTCTACGCCTTTCGGAGCCTCCTGCGCTCGCCGTCCGCCACCCCCCGGGCCGTCACGCTACGCCCGGATGACGTGGCGTTGCTGCAATACACGGGCGGCACGACCGGCGTGCCCAAGGGCGCGATGCTCACGCACGGCAACCTCGTGGCAAATGCCGAGCAGGCGCGAGCCTGGATGACCGACCTGCGGCCCGGGCAGGAGGTGACCCTGGCCGCCATTCCGTTCTTCCACGTGTACGGCATGACGGTCGCCATGAACCTCAGCGTGCTGATCGGGGCGACCATCGCACTCGTGCCCAATGCGCGCGACACCCGGATGGTGCTCTCGCAGATCGTGGCGAGCGGGGCGACCCTCTTTCCCGGGGTGCCCACGCTGTACAACGCGATCAACAACCACCCCGACACGCCCAACTTCGACCTCACCACCATCCGGGCCTGCATCAGCGGGAGCGCGCCCCTGCCGCTAGAGACGGCCCGCCAGTTCCGGCAGACCACGGGCGGCGCGAACCTCGTCGAGGGGTACGGCCTGACGGAGGCCAGCCCGATCACCCACGTCAACCCGATCTACGGCGAGCAGCGCGAGGGCAGCATCGGCCTGCCCCTGCCCGGCGTGGACGCCCTGGTGGTCGGCGAGGACGGCCAGCCCGTCCCCGAGGGTGAGGTTGGCGAGCTGTGGGTCTCCGGCCCGAACGTGATGAAAGGCTACTGGAACCGGCCTGATGAGACCACGAAGGTGCTGCGCGAGGCACACGGCCAGACCTGGCTGCTGACGGGCGACATGGCCGTGACCGACGAGGCGGGCTACTTCCGCATCGTGGACCGCAAGAAAGACCTCATCATCGCCGGGGGGTACAACATCTACCCGCGCGAGGTGGAGGAGGTGCTCTACGCCCATTCCGCCGTGCTGGAGGCCGCCGCCGTGGGTGTGCCCGACCCCTACCGCGGCGAGAGCGTCCACGCGGTCGTCGCCCTGAAGCCCGGAATGAAGGCGACGGAGGCGGACATCATCGCCCACTGCCGCCTCCACCTCAGCCCCTACAAGGTGCCGCGCAGCGTCGAGTTTCGCGCTGAGCTGCCCAAGACGGCGGCCCTCAAGGTGCTCCGGCGCCAGCTCGCCGAGGAGGCACGGGCCGCGCGACAGGTCCAGGCGGCGGGCTGA